Genomic DNA from Paenibacillus sp. KS-LC4:
CTTTTCCGGCAGTGTTTTGAAGTATATTTCCGTAAGCCGCAATAAATTTAAAGATGTTCAAGTCTGCGTTAAACAGCAGGACAGGCACATTTCCTTCTTTAGATGTGGTGTTTTTAATAAAATACAATCCAAAATCCGTTCCCACAAATTCTTCCATTACTAGTAAATGCCTGAGCGTAGCAGGTGAGGCAGGGTCCTGAGTATTATTGCTTACTACCAAATCCCCCCGGAGAGTTCCAGAGCTAGCCGTAATATTGGTGATGATAATAAATCTGCAATTCGTATTGGTTGCAGCAGATACAAAAGTATTGCCGTCAATAAAGCTTTGGCCAGAGGTAGAGGAAATATTGATATAGAAATATCCGTTCGGATTCGAAGCAAGAGGAGCGTAGGTAAAGCTGCAATTCGTTATTTGAAATTCCTTTGCTATAACGGCAATACCCAATTCGCATACGGATATTTCGCATTGGTCGACATATAAACCCGTAGCCGATAAATTTTTAAATGAAATAACGGTTTCCACGCTTAAAACCATAGGGAAGTTCTGTATAATGGACATTTTTTGGAAAACAACATTGGGCACAGTGACATAAAATATATTGACTACCGTATTCGTAGTCGTAATCACGGTCGTAAGTCCCATTCCTTGTCCCTCGATGGTCACAGGCGTGGTAACATTAATCGTGGCTGTAATGATAAAGGTCTCCGCATCCAGCAGTAGTCTGTCGCCTGGGTTAGCCGCGGCTAAAGCGGCATCGATTGTAGTATACGTTCTTGTCGAACCCACATTAAGCGTGTTGCCTGTTGCCTGAGGAACCGTTCTGGGTATGGGAGGAACTGGTTTAGCGAGCTTGTAAAAGGTATTCCCCGTGGAGAGATCAATATAAATATCGCCCAAATTTCCAATCGCGCATGCAGGATCACCTGTTCCTGTTAAAACCGGTGTTCCGGGAGGTCCCATTGGTCCAGGCGGACCAGTCACCCCCGTTGGTCCTGTAGGGCCGGTAAGTCCTGTTGGTCCAGTCGGTCCAGTCGGTCCAGTCAGTCCGGTAAGTCCGGTCGGACCAGGTGGTCCGATTATGAAATTGTTACCCTCCAAATTGTTCACCTTCCTCTGAAATATTACTATATTCTATGAATGTATCATCTAATCGGAACTAGATGTCCAACTATAAATACGATTTTCACTTCTTCTATGAGACTGCACTTTAGTCAAGTGACCTCGACCGGGTACCTTCATTTTGTATGATCTACGCAAAATCACCAAGATGAAACCCTCCTCCTGCCCAATATGGATTTTACCGGAGCTCAGATGCTCTACCCGATAGACGCCATTACCCTTATTTCCGTAATAAGGTTTAAAATATAATGTTTTATGAAACGCTTATAATGAAATGAGGTTTGCTTGCTCGATTTGTACGAATGATTGCGCTAACAAGTCATTCAAGAAAATAACACAAAGTATTCAACCTCTCCATAGGTAGTCTTATAATAAAAAATATGATAACATGTAGTATTAGATGAGGAATGTGAACAAGGATAAATTTATTCCGTTCATGCCTGTATGTCTGTCGTTTATGAGCGTGATTTTAAGCAGTAGATCAATGGGCATGATTGAAAGTTCTATTCATTAAATTGCAACTACACTGAAGGAGGATTTATCATGGCATTGGTTTCGATGAAAGATATGTTGAACAAAGGTTTAAAAGAAGGTTACGCAGTTGGTCAATTCAACATTAATAACTTGGAGTGGACGCAAGCTATTTTGAGCGCAGCTCAAGAAGAGCAATCCCCAGTTATTTTGGGCGTATCTGAAGGCGCAGCTCGTTACATGGGCGGTTTCACGGTTGTTACTGCAATCGTTAAATCCCTAATCGAGGAAATGAAAATTACAGTTCCAGTTGCGATTCACTTGGATCACGGCTCCAGCTTTGAGAAATGTAAGGCAGCAATCGACGCTGGCTTCACTTCTGTTATGATTGATGCTTCCCACTCGCCATTCGAAGAAAACGTAAAAATAACGAAGCAAGTGGTTGAATATGCACACGAGCGCGGCATTTCTGTTGAAGCTGAACTGGGAACAGTTGGCGGACAAGAGGATGACGTTATTGCTGATGGCGTTATCTACGCTGATCCACAAGAGTGTAAGCAACTGGTTGAGCTTACAGGGATTGATTGTCTGGCTCCAGCACTTGGTTCCGTTCACGGTCCTTACAAAGGCGAACCAAACCTGGGCTTCAAAGAAATGGAAGAAATTTGCCAAACGATCAAGCTGCCATTGGTATTGCACGGTGGTACGGGTATCCCTACTGAGCAAATCAAAAAATCCATTTCCCTTGGAACAGCTAAAATCAACGTGAACACAGAGAACCAAATCGCCTTCACTAAAATTGCTCGCGAAATTTTGACTTCGGATTCGGAAGTATTCGATCCACGTAAATTTTTGGCTCCAGGCCGCGATGCAATCAAAAATACGGTTATGGGTAAAATGCGCGAGTTCGGATCTTCCAACAAAGCGTAAGCTCATATATAAATGAGAAAGGGCCAGTCCGGCTGCTGCGTGCAGTTGGACTGGCCCTTTTTTGAATGGTAAGCATTTATAAGTTTCACATGTATAAATAGGCTTATATTTCTCGGACTGAAATGCGCCGCGCCGCCAAAGGACGGCGTTAGCCGTTTCACCTTGCCTTATGCCGTTCTTTTGGTTTATCGGTACGCTGGCAGCCAGCTGCCATGCGCTTCAATCAGCTCGTCGCAAAGTGAGACGATATCATCCATAGACAGCTCCGCCGACGTATGCGGGTCAAGCAGAGCGGCATGATAAATATGCTCGCGCTTCAAGGTTTTAGCGGCTTCAATCGTGAGCAACTGGGTATTAATATTTGTGCGGTTTAACGCTGCCAGCTGTGGCGGAAGGTCACCAATGAAGGTTGGAGAAATGCCGGAACGGTCGACCAAGCAAGGTACCTCGACGCAGGCTTCCCTTGGCAGGTTCGTGATCAAACCCGTATTCATGACGTTACCGGCGATTTTATATGGGTTATTGGTCTCCATCGCTTCCATAATATGCGAGGCATATTCATGACTGCGCGTATGCTCAATCTTTTTATCGCCAAGCATCGAGTCCCGTCTTTCCTCCCAGCCTTTAATTTGCTCAATACAACGACGCGGATACTCATCGAGCGGAATATTAAGACGTTCAATCAGCTCTGGATAATTCTTTTTAATGAAGTATGGATGATATTCCGCATTATGCTCGGAGGATTCTGTTACATAATAGCCGAATTTCAACATGAGCTCGTAACGCACCATATCGTGATGCTTCTCAGCTTGCTTTTCCGCTGCGAGACGTTTAATTTCCGGGTACAGGTCTACGCCGTCCTTCGTTGCTTCCAGCAGCCAGGCCATATGGTTAATGCCAGCGATCTTTGTTTTGACACCTGCTGTATCAATGCCCAAATGCTCGAATAGATGCGGTACACAAATTTGTACGCTGTGGCAAAGTCCTACAGCCTGCAAGCCGCCTTGCGAAATGAGCACATTCGTTAGTACAGCCATAGGGTTGGTGTAGTTGAGGAACAGGGCGTCTGGACAAACCTCCTGAATATCTGCTGCAAAATCAAGTACGACCGGAATGGTGCGCAGATTGCGGAAAATACCGCCGATGCCGACTGTATCGGCAATGGTTTGGCGTAGGCCGTATTTTTTCGGAATTTCGAAATCGGTTATCGTACAAGGATCGTAACCGCCAACCTGAATGGCATTGACGACATATTTGGCTCCGCGAAGCGCCTCCTTGCGGTCGGTATACGCTTTAATGACGCAGCTGCTTCCGAGTGATTCCTTCATGTTCAGCAGCAGCTGCTCAGATTCACGCAGCCGTCCCGCATCAATATCAAACAAAGCTAACTCGAAGCCTTGCAGAGCATCTGTAAGCATGACATCACCCAATACATTTTTCACAAAAACAGTGCTGCCCGCACCAAGGAATGTAATTTTCGCCAATGAATTCGCCTCCGTTTATGAATAGCCTTGACTCCTTAACTATAGTCCTGAAGAGACCTTGGGAACATGGAGTAATTCCTGAAAAACCTGTCATAATGCCTTTTCATTGCATGGTTTCATTTGATCCACTATACTATTACCTGTCATAATGAGGGGGGATGCCCTATGTCTCTGACCGAGGTCAGACATATTCAGGAGACGCCGCAGCGGCAGATGGAGCTGCTTTTGCGATTTTTCGGCAAGGAAGAATGTGAGCCTCTGCATAGCTGGGGACCGGGCTTGCGCGACTTATATATTATCCATTATGTCATTAGCGGCTCAGGTGAATTTAGTACCGGGGGAGAAGCCTACCAGCTGTCACAAGGCGAGGGCTTTCTCATAACGCCAGGTGCGATTGTTCATTATACAGCGGATGAGTCTGATCCTTGGGTATATACGTGGGTTGGCTTTGACGGGCTTCATGCCAGAGCTTTTATGCAGCGGGCCGGGCTTAGTGTGACGCGGCCGATCTTTCGTGCAAAGGGCGCCAGCTGGTTCGAGACCAGCCACCAAGAGCTTGTGGCTGCCCATGGAATGGGCAGTCGGGACATTTTGTACCAGAGCATCTTATACCGTCTAATCGGTGAATTAATAGAATGTGCAGAGCCTGCATTAGCAGAGGAGCAGTCGCTGCGTGCCAACTCCAAGGAAACCTATATTAACGAAGCAATCACCTATATCGAAAATAACTACAGCCAAAAAACAACGGTTGAGCAAATCGCTCAGGCTGTTGGCTTGGATCGGACTTATTTGTCCAGCTTGTTCAAGCAGCAATTTGACCTGTCGCTGCAAGCCTTTTTGCTGCAATTTCGAATGAATCGGGCGGTAGAGCTGCTGAGCAGCACGCAGCTGTCCGTGAGTGATATTTCACGCTCGGTCGGCTACACCGATCCCTTCCTTTTCTCCAAAATGTTCAAAAAGGTTATTGGCCAATCGCCGCGCCGAACGCGAGAGCTGCTGGAGGAGCAGGGCAAGCTTTAAGCGAGGGGTTAATGGGGTAATATTCGATTATGCATACGAGGATGCCTGTCCACCATATGCACATATTCCTTAATGAAAAAGGGCTGGGCATTGGCAATTAAGCCAAAACCTGCCCGGCGTTAGCCGCGAAGCGGTGCCCGTTTCTTTTTCCCTGCCCGCATGGACAGAAGGAAGCACAGCAGAAGCACGATACCAGCGGAGGCGTATGGGAAATTGATATTCACATCAAACAATACGCCCGCAGCGATTGGTCCAAGAATGTTGCCTAAGCTCGTAAAAGCGGAGTTCAAGCCAGCGAGGTAGCCTTGCTGATCATTAGCCATTTTTGAAATTTGGGTGCCTATGGCTGGGCGCAAAATATCGACGGCAAGGAACAGGAAGAAGGTGACGACAAATACCATCCAGTAGTTGTTTGTCAACAGCATCAGCAGAACGAATAGGCCCGCAATAAACAAAGACCACGTAATGACGTTCTGCTCGCCAAACCGATTCAAAATCCAGCCGAAGATCGTTACCTGTACAACCGCGCCAGCGATGGAGCCGAATGTAATAATAAAAGCGATGTCGGTTGCTGTAAACCCGAAGCGATGGTCAACGTACAAGCCGAATACCGTCTCATAGTTCGCAAGCCCGAACGAAGCGACAAGCACGATGACTAAGCTGAAAAAGTAGGGCTGTTTGTAAGAGGACAGCAGCTGGGACATAAAGCTGGGCTCATCAGCCGAGGCCGAGGTCTTAGAAAGAGCTGAAGCGGCAGGCGTTAGAGCTGGATTCGGCTTGGATTCTGGCAGAACGAGCAGTGTAACAATGGCGGCAACACCGCCGGCAATTCCCGCTGCATAAAAGGGCACCCGTACACCAAATTCGGCCAAATATCCTCCGATGCCTGGGCCGATAATAAACCCAGTCGTAATCGCGGCATTGATGTAGCCCATGCCTTTGGCGCGTTCTTCGTCGCTAGTAACGTCAGCGACATAGGCCATAATGGAAGGCATGCTGAAGGCGGCCCCGATTCCGCCAAGGATGCGAGAAACAAACAGCAGCCACGGCTCGCTGACCGCGCCGAACATCCATTCCGAGAGGGCGAACAGCGTGACGCCAGCTACAATCATTTTTTTTCGACCGATAGAATCGGAAAGTCTGCCTGCAAGCGGTGAAAATATGAGCTGGGCTAGGGAAAAGGCCGCTACCATGAAGCCTAGTATGCTTCCATTCAAATCCAGCTCCCGCATATAGGCCGGCATAACGGGAATCACGAGTCCGATGCCTGTAAATACGAGCAAAATATTGCCCATCAGAAGGAGTATAGCCCCTCTGTTTCGTAGTAGTAGTGACATGTTCAAAATCCTCTCATCCTGATCTAGGCTGCTTTAATCATTGGGCTTGCTCGCTTTTGGTGCTTGCGATGCCGTGAAGGACGACCTTTACAGCAGTTCTATAAATGGTCAAAACCTCATCCATCGTAGAAGAGCGTCTGGACAGCTGATTCAAGCCGAAAAACAAGCCTTCCAATATGATCGCCAAATGTTCAACCTGCATCGGCTCTAATTCGCCTCGGTCAATGCCTTCCTGAATAAGGCGTTTGTTGAATTCCAAATGCCGGTCGATCATGGCCGTCATTCGCTTCTCCACCTCACTCGTTTTCTCCTCATGATTGAAAAATTCATCTGCCGCTTTCGTAAGCGGGTGGCTGAAATCATCCATCACCCCTTGCTCAACGATGGCGTAGAGCTTCTCGGTGGACGTCTCATAGCGCGCCTGCTGCTCGTTCCATTTTTGCTCCCATTCCAAATCCCATTCCTCTAATAGATAGAGAAACAAGCCCTCTTTACTCTTAAAATGGTAATAAATATTGCCCTTGCTGCTTTCGGTCGCCTCTACAATATCTTCAATCGAAGTGCCTTTATAGCCCTTCTGGGCAAAAAGCGCTCGTGCGGCGCTTGCGACTTTCTTCTTCGTTTGTTCGCTTTGCAGCTGTTTCTTATTCATGAGGGGCTGCCCCTTCCTCTTAATTATACTGAACGTTCGTTCTATAATAATAGCAAAATATAAAGGGGAAATGCAAATGAGAGATGAAGAAGGTTTTATAGTTAAGAAACTGCCAAAAATTTTATGAACAAATACAGTTTATATGTAAAGAATTTCTGACCAAATGCCGATAATGGAAGAGTAGAATATATAATGGAGGGATTTTCAAGTGGTAAAGAGTGATAAAAATTTTGTAGCAGCAATATTATTATGTTTCTTTTTAGGATCTTTTGGCATTCACCGTTTTTATGCGGGAAAAGTGGGTACAGGTATTTTGATGCTGATTACATTGGGTTGCTTTGGTATCTGGACACTAATCGACTTGATTATGATCATTTGCGGGGCATTTAAAGATTCGGAAGGCCGTCAAATTAAAGCCTAATAATCTTTTTATACGTTAAAAGGGAAACAGAGCTCATAGGAGCTCTGTTTTTGCGTCCACGTATTTAAGCAGGCTGTGTAGCAGTGGAAGGTAGAATCAAGCCTCTTCCTTTTTAATTTTCGCAGGGTTGTTGATTTTGTAAGCGACGGGATGCTTGGTCAGCTTTTTGGCGACGATTTTAGCCTCGAAGGTGATAATATCGCCAATTTCCAGCTCCTGCTTTTTGAGCGTGGCGCTGTGGCTGGACCAGGCTTCGCCCACGGGCGTTTCTGGATCGGTAATGGACACGGCCTCATAAATGACAACCTCATCATCATTATCCGAAAAATGGTTCGGCACCGTCGTAAACTCCTTAACGGTCGCGATCATTTTTACTTTATCCTCCGGCAGCTCAAGCTTCGGCGCTTTTTCCTTTTTGGCTTTGCTTTTCGGCTTTTCTTCCGTTTGCTCTACTGCCTCTGGAATTGCTGCTGCACTTTCGACCGAGTCGATTGCAAAGCCTGCCTCCGCAAGCATTTCCTCGACCGTCTTGGCAGAGCCCCTATCGCTCTTGGCAGTAGCCGCGGAATCGCTGCTAACGGTAATGCCATTTTCGATATTTTGGGCTTCAACAGCTTCTATTTCATTACTTGCGGTTTCCTCGCTAGCCTCGTCAGCCTCAACACCAGCCGCCTGCTTCGCACCATAACCAGCCGCTTGCATTTCTTTCAAATACGAAGGGTGGATACAGTGCAACTGATCGTTACCTAGCTGTATGACGGCGGTCATCTTATCGACGAAACCGATAATGCTGCAAACGATATTCAGACCATGGCCTTTATAATAAAAGGTTTTTGTTTTGCTGGCTTTCCCTGAGAGCAAGCCCCACTCCTGGCATTTCTCAACCTGCTGCTCATCATTTTCAAAGGGCTGGTAATTTTGCGGTTCAATTACAAACGCATATTCCATCCTATTCCCGCCTTTCCGTCATTCCGGCTAAATTGTTTTAGGTACAACCAGTTTAGCATAAAAACGGCCCAACCAGCATCTTGGCTGCCATCCGTCCATGAAGCTGGCGGCGCGAGGTCACCTAGGCATCTCCAGCCCAGTCTTGCTTCAGTGTAACGAGCTGCTGGAGCGCAGCGTTGTCGAGCTCGGTAATCCATGTCTCGGAGCTGCTGGATATGACATTTTCACTCAACTGCTGCTTGGATTCCAGCATTTCGTCGATCCGCTCCTCCAGCGTGCCGAGCGCGATGAACTTATGCACCTGCACGTCGCGGGTTTGCCCCATGCGGTAGGCGCGGTCGGTCGCCTGATTTTCCACGGCGGGATTCCACCAGCGATCGAAGTGGAACACATGATTCGCCGCTGTTAGATTAAGGCCGACACCGCCCGCTTTAATCGACAAAATAAAGACGTTCGGCTGCTCGGACGCCGGGAGTGTGTTCGACTGGAACTGCTCGATCATACGGTCGCGAGTTAGTTTGGTTGTGCTGCCGT
This window encodes:
- a CDS encoding MFS transporter; translation: MSLLLRNRGAILLLMGNILLVFTGIGLVIPVMPAYMRELDLNGSILGFMVAAFSLAQLIFSPLAGRLSDSIGRKKMIVAGVTLFALSEWMFGAVSEPWLLFVSRILGGIGAAFSMPSIMAYVADVTSDEERAKGMGYINAAITTGFIIGPGIGGYLAEFGVRVPFYAAGIAGGVAAIVTLLVLPESKPNPALTPAASALSKTSASADEPSFMSQLLSSYKQPYFFSLVIVLVASFGLANYETVFGLYVDHRFGFTATDIAFIITFGSIAGAVVQVTIFGWILNRFGEQNVITWSLFIAGLFVLLMLLTNNYWMVFVVTFFLFLAVDILRPAIGTQISKMANDQQGYLAGLNSAFTSLGNILGPIAAGVLFDVNINFPYASAGIVLLLCFLLSMRAGKKKRAPLRG
- a CDS encoding TM2 domain-containing protein codes for the protein MVKSDKNFVAAILLCFFLGSFGIHRFYAGKVGTGILMLITLGCFGIWTLIDLIMIICGAFKDSEGRQIKA
- a CDS encoding class II fructose-bisphosphate aldolase, which codes for MALVSMKDMLNKGLKEGYAVGQFNINNLEWTQAILSAAQEEQSPVILGVSEGAARYMGGFTVVTAIVKSLIEEMKITVPVAIHLDHGSSFEKCKAAIDAGFTSVMIDASHSPFEENVKITKQVVEYAHERGISVEAELGTVGGQEDDVIADGVIYADPQECKQLVELTGIDCLAPALGSVHGPYKGEPNLGFKEMEEICQTIKLPLVLHGGTGIPTEQIKKSISLGTAKINVNTENQIAFTKIAREILTSDSEVFDPRKFLAPGRDAIKNTVMGKMREFGSSNKA
- a CDS encoding AraC family transcriptional regulator; amino-acid sequence: MSLTEVRHIQETPQRQMELLLRFFGKEECEPLHSWGPGLRDLYIIHYVISGSGEFSTGGEAYQLSQGEGFLITPGAIVHYTADESDPWVYTWVGFDGLHARAFMQRAGLSVTRPIFRAKGASWFETSHQELVAAHGMGSRDILYQSILYRLIGELIECAEPALAEEQSLRANSKETYINEAITYIENNYSQKTTVEQIAQAVGLDRTYLSSLFKQQFDLSLQAFLLQFRMNRAVELLSSTQLSVSDISRSVGYTDPFLFSKMFKKVIGQSPRRTRELLEEQGKL
- a CDS encoding TetR/AcrR family transcriptional regulator — its product is MNKKQLQSEQTKKKVASAARALFAQKGYKGTSIEDIVEATESSKGNIYYHFKSKEGLFLYLLEEWDLEWEQKWNEQQARYETSTEKLYAIVEQGVMDDFSHPLTKAADEFFNHEEKTSEVEKRMTAMIDRHLEFNKRLIQEGIDRGELEPMQVEHLAIILEGLFFGLNQLSRRSSTMDEVLTIYRTAVKVVLHGIASTKSEQAQ
- a CDS encoding alpha-glucosidase/alpha-galactosidase, whose protein sequence is MAKITFLGAGSTVFVKNVLGDVMLTDALQGFELALFDIDAGRLRESEQLLLNMKESLGSSCVIKAYTDRKEALRGAKYVVNAIQVGGYDPCTITDFEIPKKYGLRQTIADTVGIGGIFRNLRTIPVVLDFAADIQEVCPDALFLNYTNPMAVLTNVLISQGGLQAVGLCHSVQICVPHLFEHLGIDTAGVKTKIAGINHMAWLLEATKDGVDLYPEIKRLAAEKQAEKHHDMVRYELMLKFGYYVTESSEHNAEYHPYFIKKNYPELIERLNIPLDEYPRRCIEQIKGWEERRDSMLGDKKIEHTRSHEYASHIMEAMETNNPYKIAGNVMNTGLITNLPREACVEVPCLVDRSGISPTFIGDLPPQLAALNRTNINTQLLTIEAAKTLKREHIYHAALLDPHTSAELSMDDIVSLCDELIEAHGSWLPAYR